CGCCATGCGGCACCATCGCCCGCGCGACGATGAAGCCGGTGGACCAGATCAGGACGAACAACAGGGGCGCGACAAGACCGAACATGCCGCCGCCTTTGCGCCAAGGACAGGATAATGTCGAGATGTGGGAGGGGAAAGAGAGGGGGGAGTGTCGCTCACTCGCCATCTCGTCACCCCGGGCTTGATCCGGGGTCCCGCTATTCTTTTTGCTACTGCACAGGCACATAAAATGGAGAAGCGGGATCCCGGGTCAGCCCGGGGAACAATGATCTAATAGCCCCTCCCTTCCAGGGAGGGGTTGGGGTGGGTCGCGAGCGAAGCGAACGCCAAGCCTATCAACAGCGGAGCGCCCAAACCCCCGCGCGTTCATGCTGAGCGAAGCCCGTATCGGACCGACCTGTCCTACCGCTTCCCATTCATGCCATAACCGACCGGTTCTTTCCCATCGTCCTTGCGCCCGCCCAGGACATCCCGATAGGATCACGCCCAAGCAACGAAATTTCAAAACGAACGGGAAATATGCGAAGTTAAGCGGCGATAATCCTATTCCCGCCCCGCCCGGATCGCCGCCCCGCCGGCAAAGGGCGTGATGGCCACCAGCAGCAGCGACGCCGCGCCCAGGAACTTCAACGCCGCCCCGCTGCCGTCGCCCAGCGTCCCCGCGCCAAAGATCAGCAGCGGCACCGCCAGCGGCAGCGCCAGCAACCCGGCCAGCGCGCCGCTCGACCGCAATCCCGCGGTCAGCGTCGCCACCAGCAGCCCCAGCGCCGCCAGCGCGGGCGTCCCGATCAACAGGCCCATTTCCAGCCGCAGGATCGTCGCGCCGTCCAGTTTCAGCAGCGCGGCGGCGGGCAGGGTGGCGATCATCAGCGGCGGCCCGAAGCCCAGCCAGTGCGCGACCAGCCGCGCCGTCACCACCGTCTCCTCGCCGACCCCGCGCAGCGCGATCTGGTCCAGCACTCCCGCCTGCATGTCGGGCGCGACCAGCCGGTCGACCGGCAACAGGCTGGCGAGCAAGGCCGCGATCCACAACATACCCCCGCCGGTCCGCGCCAGCAGCGCCGCATCCGGCCCGACCGCAAAGGGATAGAGGCTCGCGACCAGCAGCAGGAAAGCGACCGGCAGCCACAGCCCCGCCGAAGCCCAGGCCTGCCGCAGATCGCGCGCGCCAAGCAGCCAGAGCATCCTCACATCCCGTCCGCCTGATAGGCCGTCAGGTCCAGCGTGACGGGCGCATTGATCGGCAGGGGCTGGTGCGACGCGGCGACCACGATCCCGCCCGTCGCCAGATGCCCCGCCACCGCACGGCCCAGCAGGTCCAGCGACGCCCTATCGAGCCCGTTGCCCGGCTCGTCCAGCAGCCAGACGCCCGCCCCGCTGGCGATCACCCGCGCCAGCATCGCGCGCTTGCGTTGCCCCGTGGACAGCATCCGCACCGGCACATGGGCGAGGCCAGTCAGCGCCATCGCCCCCAGCGCGGCCTCGACCGCGTCTGGCCCCGCCCGGTCCAGCGTGGCCCAGAACAGCAGCGCGCGTCCCAGCGGCAATTCGCCATCCAGCGCCAGCCGCCCGTCGGTCATCGCCACGCCGCCGCCCCGCGCCACCGTCCCGGCAAAGGCGGGCAACAGCCCCGCGCAGACCCGCAAGATGCTCGATTTCCCCACACCGTTCGGCCCGGTCAGCAACGCCCCGCCGCCCGGCCGCAGGTCCAGGGTCACGCCCCGAAACAGCATCCGCCCGCCGCGCAGGCAGGCGACGTCGTCCAGGCGCAACGCCGCCTCGCTCATGGAGCGACCATATCCTCCAGCACATGCATGTCGATGTCGGACAGGCCGAAATGATGGCCGATTTCATGCACCACTACGTGGGTGATCAGCACGTCCAGCGGCACGCCCGTTTCCACCCATTCGTCCAGCAGTGGACGGCGGAACAGATGGACGGTCGGCGGGATGTCCCCCGTCTGCGCCTCCTGCCCCACAGGGCGTCCGCTATACAGGCCGGTCAGCCCGAACGGATCGTCGATCTCCATCTCTTTCAATATGTCTGCGCTCGCAAATTCCTCCACGAACAAAACGACATCGGACAGATGCGCGTTGAACGGGTCGGGCAGGCGGCTCAACGCCTCCAGCGCCAGCGTCTCGATCTCCTGGGGCGTCGGGGCAAAGCGGGGCGGTTGACCGTGATGCGACATGCCTGCCACATAGCCCAAGCTATTTCATGAGGATAGGGACATGATCGATAAACTCAGCGACGAAAGCCGCGCCCTGGCGCTCGCCGACCTGCCGCAATGGACCAGCGTCGCCGATCCGGACGGCATATCGCGCCGCTTCACCTTCACCGATTTCGTCGGGGCCTTCGGCTTCATGACGCAGGTCGCGATCCTGGCGGAAAAGGCGGATCATCATCCCGAATGGTCCAACGTCTATAATCGCGTGGACATCGTCCTCACCACCCACGACGCCGGCGGCCTGTCGCAACGCGACATCGATTTGGCGAAGGCGATCGACGCGCTGGCGGGGTGATTGCGGCGGATGCGGCTAAAATGGAATGCAGTCCTTATCGTCACCCTGAACTTGTTTCAGGGTCCATCTCTCCACATCGTGCGATGCTGGAGGGGCTGGATGGATGCTGAAACACGTTCAGCATGACGGCAGCAAGAATGGCAGGGATGCCCCCCAATCCTAAATCCCCAGTCCTCAATAGCTCGTCACACCCTCGATATGCGCCTCATAGCCCTTGAGCGCCGCCGTCACGGATCGATCCCCGGCATAGCGCCGCCGCAACATCGCCAGCCGCGCATCGGTGCCCTGGCACAATTCCGCGATATTCTCGGCGATATAGGCGCGGCGCTCGGCATCATAGGGCTGCTCGCCCCGGAAATGGTCGCATCCGTCGCGGTCGACCATGAAGCTGGTGACTTCCTGGGGGAAGGGCAGCGCGGACATGTCGTCGTCGGACGGGGGCAGGTCCAGCGCGTGCAGCGGCGCAGGCTGGGCGCGCACCGTCACGACCGGCGACGCCTTGACCGGAGCGACGGTATTTTCGAGCGGCAAGGGCGCGGGTTGCGGCTCTACCGTGGCGGCGACATCGACGGGCGGCGCGGCGCCATTGTCGGTCTGCGCACTGTCGGCGGATGCGCCGCGACAGCCGACCAGCAAGGTCAGCGTCAGCAGCATAGGAACCAGACCAAAACGCCCGCTCACCCGATCTCCTCCCGCAAGCTGGCGATCAAATCGGCTACATGGGGCAGCCGCAACTCTTCTTCGTCCAGGATCGCCAGAAACGCGGCCCGCCTATAGTCGGCCAGCGCCTCGGGCGAAAGGCGGCTTGCCATGGGCATTGCCGAAATCACGATGTCCAGAAGGCGTTCGACGCCATGCAGGCGGCCCCATAGATAGTCGTTTTCGCGATAGACCCTGCTGAAGAACGCGCCGAAGTTGTTGAATTCAATCCCTTTGAGCGTGGCGGCCGCGCCGCCGCTACGGATCGCTGAACAATCTTCGGGCGAAATCCGGTCGACCTTCACCGGATCATATTCATCCAGAGTGTCACCCTGGAGCAACGGTAATGTGGCGATATCGGTGAAGGGAAAGCCCAGATAGGCCAGCAGCATCGTTCGCCGCCCCGCCTTGGGCAGCGCGGCGAAGGCGTCGGCCAGCAACAGGTCGGCCGCCTGATCCCGCTTTTGCAGGTCGCGCCCCTGCGCCACTGCGGCCAGCGCGGCGGCAGCGTCGGTCGGCACGTTCTTCGCCGCGGCGACGACTTCCGCCCCATGAAAATCGCTATCCTCGCATTCGGCATAGAGCGCCAGCGCGCCATAGATGGCGTCGTGCATCGCCTGCACCGCCGGGTCATCGGCCTCTGCTTCCAGTTCCAGCGTGTCGGCCAGCCGCCGCGCCAGATAGCGCAGGCGGCGAATGCGGAACGCCAGATCGTGGGCGCGAAAGAACGCCACCGGGGCGGAGGCCGACCCGTTCGCCTCGCTCAACTGGTCCGCCCCCTCGGCGCGGATGACGGCCCAGATCGCTTGGCGATAGCTTTCGCGCATCATTGCGCTGTCCTCGCCGCTCAGTCGGAACAGCAGCGCGCCAAGCAATTCGACGATGCCCGATAATTTCAGATGCCCATAGGCCGGATAGGCGAAGCCCGCCGCGCTCGCCGCCCGCTGCTGCGCCTTGGCGCGCCAGGCGGACAGGCGCGCAGGCGTCGGCCGGTCCAGGAACAGCATCTTGCCGATCGCGCTTTCGACCTCCGCTTCGATCCCGGGGCGCAGCGCGTCCAATATGCGCCTGATCCGCCGGATGCCGGTCGAATGGCGATCGATCGCATCCAGATTGTCGCGGATCGGCTGTTCGCGCGGAATGTCGGACAGCGCGCCGAATATGGTGCGGAAAAATCCCGGCAGCGGCGGATGCTCGCCCGCCTGGATGTCCTGCTGTTCGCCTTCCTTGTTCAGGCGGATCGATCGGTGCCCCGGCTTGGGGTCGATATAGACGAACCGCCGGTCGACCTCGCGCCGCGACGGGCGGTTGCGCAGCGCGCCGATCGCCTGGGCGAAGGGGGCGTTGGCCAGCACCGATCCGTCGATCAGGACGGCGTCCTCCACCGTCCCGCGCGCGGCATGGCGGGGCAGGGCGCGCGCCAGGAAAGCGTCGCGCGTCGGCCAGCCGCGATGCCGACGGTGCAATACCCGGTCCAGTTCGCGCACGGTGAAGGGCGGGAACGCCCCCGGAAAACTCGCCGTCGCCCGCGCCGCAAACACCAGTTCCGCCGGATCGGCAAAGGCGCGTTCACCTCGCCCGCGCGCCTTGAAGCCGATCGACAGACGATGCTCCGTCTCGATCACCTGCGCTGGACTGTTGAGGTTCAGGCTCTGCGGATGGCCTTCGAAATCGGTGACGGTCACGAACAGGTCGAGCGGATGCCCGTCGGGCAGCAAGGGCGCGCCCCGCTCCGACGCGGCCATCGCGTCGAAGGCGTCGATCAGCATGTTGGAGAATATGTCCCCGCCAAAGGGTGGCTCGAACCAGCGGGATCGGATGAAGCGGGACAGCTTCATCCGCACTTCCTCGCGCGTGTCGGGCGCGACGGTCCGCTCCACCGCATCGCCCGGCCGCCGCGCCGCCATCCATACCAGCGGCGTCGCCCAGAATTTGGTCAACGCGCGGGCGGGGCGGGCGTCGGGGTCCAGCAGTTGGTCGACATCGGCATTGTCCAGCCACAGGGTGGTCAGCGGCTCCAGCGACTGGCCCGTCTCGATCGCCTGCGCCAGGAATATGCCGTTGATGCCGCCTGCGCTCGCCCCCGCGATGATGTCGGGCATGACGCGCAACCGCACCCCGCTCGCTGTTTCCATATCCGCCAGCAGGCGGCGATAGACCGCCTCGCTCCCCGTGCCGGGCGGCCCGCCTTCATGGAAAGCCCGGCTGGCGCGCGCCAGGTGCCACACCTCCTTGGTGATGCCATGCATGTAGATCGCCAGGCTGATGCCGCCATAGCAGACCAGCGCCAGGCGCAATTCCCGCTCCTTCATGCCGCGAACGTCGCAGAGGGCAGGGGACTTGTCGAGGGTTTAGCCATAGCCTTGTGCCGACCTCTCAATCCGTTCGCCCTGAGCCCGTCGAAGCCTGTCCTGAGCGACTGCTGCAGGCAGGCAGTCGAAGGGGGGCCTTTCTTCTTTCTTGGAGAAAGTGGGAAAGGAGCCTCTACCCAACCGCAAACTCCGCCCAGATCGGCAGATGGTCCGACGCCTTCCGCGCCGCCGCGCTGGCATGCACGCCGCAATCTTGCAGCGTCAGTTTCCCGCAATGCATGATCCGGTCGAGGCAGGCCACCGGCCGCCGCGCATGGAAACTCCGCCCGCACGGGGCAAAGCTATAGTGCCGCCCAAAATCGGCCAGGCAGCCGCGTCCGGCGCTCCATTCGTTGAGGTCGCCCATCAGTACGGTCGGCATGTCCTGGCCCTGACCCGCAGCATGGATCACCGCCGCTGCCTGCCGACGACGCCACAGGCCCGACAGGTCCAGATGCATGCCGAACACCCGCACGGCGGCGCCCTTCACCGTCACCTCCGCCATGGTCGCCCCGCGCGGCTCCAGATAGGGCAGGTGCAGCACGTCATGCGCGCCCAGTTCGGCGTCCTTGCGCACCAGCAGCGCATTGCCGTGCCAGCCCATCGAATCGGCCTGCACGTTCAACGGCACGGATTTGTAGCCGCTCTGGCTGT
This window of the Sphingobium sp. CR2-8 genome carries:
- a CDS encoding metallopeptidase family protein, producing MSHHGQPPRFAPTPQEIETLALEALSRLPDPFNAHLSDVVLFVEEFASADILKEMEIDDPFGLTGLYSGRPVGQEAQTGDIPPTVHLFRRPLLDEWVETGVPLDVLITHVVVHEIGHHFGLSDIDMHVLEDMVAP
- a CDS encoding 4a-hydroxytetrahydrobiopterin dehydratase, producing MIDKLSDESRALALADLPQWTSVADPDGISRRFTFTDFVGAFGFMTQVAILAEKADHHPEWSNVYNRVDIVLTTHDAGGLSQRDIDLAKAIDALAG
- a CDS encoding endonuclease/exonuclease/phosphatase family protein; its protein translation is MKTIRVASYNIRKAIGTDRRRMPERVLEVLAEVDADIIALQEADRRFGVRSAAIPPLLLDSQSGYKSVPLNVQADSMGWHGNALLVRKDAELGAHDVLHLPYLEPRGATMAEVTVKGAAVRVFGMHLDLSGLWRRRQAAAVIHAAGQGQDMPTVLMGDLNEWSAGRGCLADFGRHYSFAPCGRSFHARRPVACLDRIMHCGKLTLQDCGVHASAAARKASDHLPIWAEFAVG
- a CDS encoding heme exporter protein CcmB is translated as MLWLLGARDLRQAWASAGLWLPVAFLLLVASLYPFAVGPDAALLARTGGGMLWIAALLASLLPVDRLVAPDMQAGVLDQIALRGVGEETVVTARLVAHWLGFGPPLMIATLPAAALLKLDGATILRLEMGLLIGTPALAALGLLVATLTAGLRSSGALAGLLALPLAVPLLIFGAGTLGDGSGAALKFLGAASLLLVAITPFAGGAAIRAGRE
- the ccmA gene encoding heme ABC exporter ATP-binding protein CcmA translates to MSEAALRLDDVACLRGGRMLFRGVTLDLRPGGGALLTGPNGVGKSSILRVCAGLLPAFAGTVARGGGVAMTDGRLALDGELPLGRALLFWATLDRAGPDAVEAALGAMALTGLAHVPVRMLSTGQRKRAMLARVIASGAGVWLLDEPGNGLDRASLDLLGRAVAGHLATGGIVVAASHQPLPINAPVTLDLTAYQADGM
- a CDS encoding patatin-like protein, producing the protein MKERELRLALVCYGGISLAIYMHGITKEVWHLARASRAFHEGGPPGTGSEAVYRRLLADMETASGVRLRVMPDIIAGASAGGINGIFLAQAIETGQSLEPLTTLWLDNADVDQLLDPDARPARALTKFWATPLVWMAARRPGDAVERTVAPDTREEVRMKLSRFIRSRWFEPPFGGDIFSNMLIDAFDAMAASERGAPLLPDGHPLDLFVTVTDFEGHPQSLNLNSPAQVIETEHRLSIGFKARGRGERAFADPAELVFAARATASFPGAFPPFTVRELDRVLHRRHRGWPTRDAFLARALPRHAARGTVEDAVLIDGSVLANAPFAQAIGALRNRPSRREVDRRFVYIDPKPGHRSIRLNKEGEQQDIQAGEHPPLPGFFRTIFGALSDIPREQPIRDNLDAIDRHSTGIRRIRRILDALRPGIEAEVESAIGKMLFLDRPTPARLSAWRAKAQQRAASAAGFAYPAYGHLKLSGIVELLGALLFRLSGEDSAMMRESYRQAIWAVIRAEGADQLSEANGSASAPVAFFRAHDLAFRIRRLRYLARRLADTLELEAEADDPAVQAMHDAIYGALALYAECEDSDFHGAEVVAAAKNVPTDAAAALAAVAQGRDLQKRDQAADLLLADAFAALPKAGRRTMLLAYLGFPFTDIATLPLLQGDTLDEYDPVKVDRISPEDCSAIRSGGAAATLKGIEFNNFGAFFSRVYRENDYLWGRLHGVERLLDIVISAMPMASRLSPEALADYRRAAFLAILDEEELRLPHVADLIASLREEIG